A region from the Sphaerodactylus townsendi isolate TG3544 linkage group LG01, MPM_Stown_v2.3, whole genome shotgun sequence genome encodes:
- the PFN3 gene encoding profilin-3 gives MGDWKAYINTVLKDKNIEDVAIVGHSDNKCVWASKPGGLLAAISPQEVGLITGKDRKGFLQTGITIAGKKCSVIRDNLLVEKDSVMDARTKGNDSKSICVGKTSKALLFLMGKKGVHGGALNKKMHDLIANMKGV, from the coding sequence ATGGGAGATTGGAAAGCCTACATCAATACAGTCCTGAAGGACAAGAACATTGAAGATGTAGCTATTGTGGGACATTCAGACAATAAATGTGTCTGGGCATCTAAGCCAGGAGGCCTGCTGGCAGCCATCTCTCCTCAGGAAGTGGGACTGATCACTGGAAAGGACCGAAAGGGTTTCCTGCAGACTGGGATCACCATAGCTGGCAAGAAGTGCAGCGTGATCCGTGACAACTTGCTAGTGGAGAAAGATTCTGTGATGGATGCCAGAACCAAAGGTAATGACAGCAAATCTATCTGTGTCGGGAAAACTTCAAAAGCTCTGCTCTTCCTCATGGGCAAGAAGGGAGTCCACGGAGGTGCTCTTAATAAGAAGATGCATGACTTGATAGCAAACATGAAAGGCGTCTAA